Proteins encoded in a region of the Mesorhizobium loti genome:
- a CDS encoding inner-membrane translocator: MSPDTLRRRFLETGGIVILLLVAVAGAAAIIEPRFLNRLNILNVLRNFSFLAVPAIGQMIVMTTGGFDLSVGATMALASVVTAAAMAAMPDAHGVQLLAPVALALASGACVGLVNGTLVARLSLSPFMVTLASLSIVAGITLYYTQGIPIYGVSDAFVDAIGRGQVLGLPPVLLLALAVIAIAIILQRRTALGRHFYAVGGNLGAARLSGVRTHRVLITAYVLSGLLAALTGVLITARIGSGQSTIGGTLGLETIAAAVIGGVSLRGGSGRAENVAMAALCLSIIANAMNLTQIDSKFQTLVLGLVLIGALAFDRFVQGRRANV, from the coding sequence ATGAGCCCTGACACGCTGCGGCGACGCTTTCTGGAAACCGGCGGGATCGTCATCCTGCTTCTGGTCGCGGTCGCGGGTGCGGCCGCGATCATCGAACCGCGTTTTCTGAACCGCCTGAACATCCTCAACGTCCTGCGCAATTTCTCCTTCCTGGCGGTTCCGGCGATCGGCCAGATGATCGTCATGACCACGGGTGGCTTTGATCTGTCAGTCGGCGCCACAATGGCGTTGGCGTCGGTTGTCACGGCCGCGGCGATGGCCGCGATGCCGGACGCGCATGGGGTCCAGCTGCTGGCACCGGTGGCGCTGGCTCTGGCCAGCGGCGCTTGTGTTGGCCTGGTAAACGGCACGCTGGTGGCGCGGCTTTCCCTATCCCCTTTCATGGTGACATTGGCGTCTTTGTCGATCGTCGCCGGGATTACGCTCTACTACACCCAGGGCATCCCGATATATGGCGTTTCCGACGCCTTCGTCGATGCGATCGGGCGAGGGCAGGTGCTTGGCCTGCCGCCCGTCCTATTGCTTGCGCTAGCGGTGATCGCCATCGCCATCATTCTGCAGCGCCGGACCGCGCTCGGGCGCCACTTCTACGCCGTCGGCGGCAACCTCGGCGCCGCCCGGCTGTCGGGTGTGCGGACCCACCGTGTGTTGATAACCGCCTATGTGCTCTCTGGTCTTCTAGCCGCGCTCACCGGCGTCCTGATCACCGCTCGCATCGGTTCTGGCCAGTCCACGATCGGCGGTACGCTTGGACTGGAGACGATCGCCGCGGCGGTGATCGGCGGCGTTTCATTGCGCGGCGGCTCGGGCCGTGCCGAGAACGTCGCCATGGCGGCGCTGTGCCTCTCAATCATCGCCAATGCGATGAACCTCACGCAGATCGACAGCAAGTTCCAGACGCTGGTCCTAGGCTTGGTACTCATCGGCGCGCTGGCTTTTGACCGTTTCGTTCAGGGGAGGCGGGCCAATGTCTGA
- a CDS encoding Inner-membrane translocator: MSDRPDIATPAVLDRARPDIRQLAAQAKLPGLIFLALLVLGLLDPRIVSSGNLWNIAIQTSYLALFAMAQTMVLLTRGFDLSLGFTVSLVSVISAMVMTGTGDMPILWGIAAGLGVGLLIGGLNGFLIAGIGINPLVTTLGMANIVMALASTVSGGFPVPGIPEAFTDALAEGRLIGIPVPILFAALCFVLLFLVLRFTVLGRGLYLIGANPRAAKAAGVRTGRVVAIDYVVCSLLAAIGAMLLTARTGSGEPNLGGNLTLESIAAAVVGGVRLTGGEGGVTAALLGALFITVISNAMNLMQVDGYLQQVLLGLIILASLILGRDHKKR; this comes from the coding sequence ATGTCTGATCGTCCAGACATCGCGACTCCGGCCGTTCTTGACCGTGCTCGCCCGGACATCCGCCAGCTCGCGGCGCAGGCCAAGCTGCCGGGGCTCATATTCCTGGCCTTGCTGGTTCTCGGTCTGCTCGACCCGCGCATCGTCTCGAGCGGCAATCTCTGGAACATCGCGATACAGACCAGCTATCTCGCACTCTTCGCCATGGCCCAGACCATGGTGCTGCTGACGCGCGGCTTCGACCTGTCGCTTGGTTTTACCGTCTCGCTCGTCAGCGTCATATCGGCGATGGTGATGACGGGAACCGGCGATATGCCCATCCTGTGGGGAATCGCCGCCGGCCTCGGTGTCGGCCTGCTGATCGGCGGGCTAAACGGCTTCCTCATCGCCGGTATCGGCATCAACCCCCTGGTGACGACGCTTGGCATGGCCAATATTGTGATGGCACTGGCGTCAACCGTCAGCGGGGGCTTTCCCGTGCCAGGCATTCCCGAAGCCTTCACGGACGCCTTGGCGGAGGGACGGCTGATCGGCATTCCGGTGCCTATCCTGTTCGCCGCGCTGTGTTTCGTCCTGCTGTTCCTTGTCCTGCGCTTCACCGTGTTGGGCCGCGGCCTGTACCTGATCGGCGCCAACCCTCGCGCGGCGAAGGCGGCGGGCGTTCGAACCGGACGCGTCGTTGCGATCGACTACGTGGTCTGCTCGCTGCTGGCCGCGATTGGCGCCATGCTCCTCACCGCGCGCACGGGATCGGGCGAGCCCAATCTCGGCGGCAACCTGACTCTGGAATCGATAGCGGCGGCTGTGGTCGGTGGCGTGCGCCTCACCGGCGGCGAAGGAGGCGTCACGGCGGCTCTGCTCGGTGCCCTGTTCATCACGGTCATTTCCAACGCCATGAATCTCATGCAGGTTGACGGGTATCTGCAGCAGGTTCTTTTGGGCCTCATCATTCTGGCCAGCCTGATACTGGGCCGCGATCACAAGAAACGTTAA
- a CDS encoding 5-oxoprolinase — protein sequence MAYQVCIDIGGTFTDCLVSEPGGKISIFKSPTTPGEFEKGFINVLHVAAAGYGLDPSTFMTEIDLIVHGSTVSTNALVERKTVKVGLILNEGHQDILVLREGPRKGAFQWRLDYPEPYVPRHLTKTARGRVDARGRELTPLSKSDVEAAIADFRRYGVEAIAVGLLWSVVNPIHETMARDIIAQAWPEIPVTLSHEVNPMSREYKRIIAAAIDASINPIVRTYIEDLRQALSQAGFQGELLLANCVGGMMPPAEMLRRPIYSVMSGPTLAPMAALALSDEANVIVGDMGGTTFDVSALRDHQIIVTPDSMIHDDSLGIAKVDVRSVGAGGGSIAWVDDGGLLRVGPQSAGARPGPACYGAGGTEPTVTDANVVLGIIDPDYFLGGRIKISRELAEKAVASIATRLGIPLLDAAYAIQTTSNHNMVGAIEEITIREGINPRDSFFVCGGGATAIHIAEMADILGLKRYMIPRFMAGLSAFGGLISDITREESAVFLTSTRRFDAAGVSDILARLKASGEAFLEQAGVEPELRRFEFSFLGRYEYQSWEIEVHFEADEARLDAAKLPSLVEAFHQMHERIYSIRSDRDVVEFTNWKLRAVGKRVNQDTWKDFRLANQATAPVAKAHRPAYLHETRRMSSLPVYDMDQLGAGAALDGPCLVEATTFTAFLKDKHRGRVDPQGNIVVTVD from the coding sequence ATGGCTTATCAAGTCTGCATCGATATCGGCGGAACGTTCACCGATTGCCTGGTTTCCGAGCCCGGCGGTAAAATCTCGATCTTCAAATCGCCGACGACGCCCGGCGAATTCGAGAAGGGATTCATCAATGTGCTGCACGTGGCGGCCGCTGGATACGGCCTCGATCCCTCGACGTTCATGACCGAGATCGACCTGATCGTGCATGGCTCGACCGTTTCGACCAACGCGCTTGTCGAGCGCAAAACTGTCAAGGTCGGGCTTATCCTCAACGAAGGACACCAAGATATTCTCGTCCTGCGCGAGGGGCCGCGCAAAGGTGCATTCCAGTGGCGGCTCGACTATCCGGAGCCTTATGTTCCGCGCCACCTGACGAAGACGGCGCGGGGCCGCGTCGATGCGCGCGGACGGGAGCTCACGCCTCTGTCGAAATCCGATGTCGAGGCGGCGATAGCCGACTTCCGGCGCTATGGGGTCGAAGCGATAGCGGTCGGTCTGCTTTGGTCCGTCGTCAATCCCATCCATGAAACGATGGCGCGCGATATCATCGCGCAGGCATGGCCGGAGATCCCGGTGACGCTTAGCCATGAAGTCAATCCGATGTCGCGCGAGTACAAGCGCATCATCGCGGCCGCTATCGACGCGTCGATCAATCCGATCGTGCGCACCTATATCGAGGACTTGCGGCAAGCACTCTCGCAGGCTGGTTTCCAGGGCGAGCTGCTGCTCGCCAACTGCGTCGGTGGAATGATGCCCCCCGCCGAGATGCTGCGGCGGCCAATCTACAGCGTCATGTCGGGGCCGACGCTGGCGCCAATGGCCGCGCTGGCGCTGAGCGACGAGGCCAATGTCATTGTCGGCGACATGGGCGGCACCACCTTCGACGTCTCGGCTTTGCGCGACCACCAGATCATCGTGACCCCGGACAGCATGATCCACGACGACTCGCTGGGGATCGCGAAGGTCGATGTGAGATCGGTTGGCGCCGGCGGCGGGTCCATTGCCTGGGTCGACGATGGCGGCCTGCTGCGGGTCGGACCCCAAAGCGCTGGCGCGCGGCCGGGGCCGGCATGTTACGGGGCGGGAGGTACCGAGCCGACGGTCACCGATGCCAATGTCGTGCTCGGCATCATCGACCCGGACTATTTTCTCGGCGGGCGGATTAAGATCAGCCGCGAACTGGCCGAGAAAGCGGTCGCGAGCATCGCGACGCGGCTCGGCATCCCACTGCTAGACGCGGCTTACGCCATCCAGACCACCAGCAACCACAACATGGTCGGGGCCATCGAAGAAATCACCATTCGCGAAGGCATAAACCCGCGCGACAGTTTCTTTGTCTGCGGCGGCGGTGCGACCGCCATCCATATTGCCGAGATGGCCGACATATTGGGCTTGAAACGCTACATGATCCCCCGCTTCATGGCCGGGCTAAGCGCGTTCGGCGGGTTGATCTCGGATATCACGCGCGAGGAAAGCGCGGTTTTCCTAACCTCGACCCGGCGCTTCGACGCCGCCGGCGTCTCCGACATCCTGGCGCGGTTGAAGGCGTCGGGCGAGGCATTCCTCGAACAGGCCGGCGTTGAGCCCGAGCTGCGGCGTTTCGAGTTCTCCTTTCTTGGTCGCTACGAGTACCAGTCCTGGGAAATCGAGGTCCATTTCGAGGCCGATGAGGCGCGGCTCGACGCGGCAAAACTGCCAAGTCTGGTCGAAGCGTTCCATCAGATGCACGAACGCATCTATTCGATCAGATCCGACCGCGACGTCGTCGAATTCACCAACTGGAAGCTGCGTGCGGTGGGCAAGCGCGTTAATCAGGATACCTGGAAGGACTTCAGGCTGGCCAACCAGGCGACGGCGCCGGTCGCCAAGGCCCATCGGCCAGCTTATTTGCATGAAACCCGGCGGATGAGCTCTCTGCCCGTCTACGACATGGACCAGTTGGGCGCGGGAGCCGCGCTTGACGGCCCCTGCCTGGTGGAGGCGACGACGTTCACCGCCTTCCTCAAGGACAAGCATCGCGGGCGCGTCGACCCGCAAGGCAACATCGTCGTGACCGTCGATTGA
- a CDS encoding GntR family transcriptional regulator encodes MNKMQPIEQGSLSARTYISLREALIAGNFRPGERLLMQDLAQRLGTSVTPVREACFRLISEQALELRSGRFVTVPELTRSRYWQVRLIRIALEGLAAELAVEHVSDADIERLVEIHRDFVAGETSGDADRARRANREFHFGVYRLSKMDMLIAQIESLWVSMGPILNVYYLQAENDYIGAEEHETLIEAFRTRNKKVARKAIERDIVRGGMNLLRHFDVQDAAAKRA; translated from the coding sequence ATGAACAAGATGCAGCCAATCGAGCAAGGCAGTCTGTCAGCGAGAACCTATATCTCGCTGCGTGAAGCCCTCATCGCGGGCAACTTCCGGCCGGGCGAAAGGCTCTTGATGCAAGATCTGGCGCAACGGCTGGGCACCAGCGTAACGCCTGTGCGGGAGGCCTGCTTCAGGCTCATTAGCGAGCAGGCGCTGGAGCTGCGTTCGGGGCGGTTCGTCACCGTTCCAGAGTTGACCCGGTCGCGCTACTGGCAGGTCAGGCTCATTCGTATCGCGCTCGAGGGACTAGCGGCCGAGCTCGCCGTCGAGCATGTTTCGGACGCGGATATTGAAAGGCTTGTCGAGATCCATCGTGATTTCGTGGCCGGCGAAACGTCCGGCGATGCCGACCGCGCCCGTCGCGCCAATCGTGAATTCCACTTCGGCGTCTACCGCCTGTCCAAGATGGATATGCTGATCGCTCAAATCGAAAGCCTGTGGGTGTCGATGGGCCCGATCCTCAACGTATATTATCTGCAGGCCGAGAACGACTACATCGGCGCGGAAGAGCACGAGACGCTGATCGAAGCGTTCCGGACCCGCAACAAGAAGGTGGCGCGGAAGGCAATCGAACGCGACATCGTGCGCGGTGGCATGAACCTGTTGCGGCATTTCGACGTGCAGGACGCGGCCGCCAAGCGGGCGTGA
- a CDS encoding glutamate-1-semialdehyde 2,1-aminomutase has translation MTDQNNITRLIERASAVMPGGLLSPSRRLGAPHVFARAQGAFLYDVDGHQYTDFHCGFGANVLGHCHPAVRERIAAVSEDIDLVGAGTMRLEIEVAEALVDCIPCADLVAFCNSGSEATYHALRLARAATGRKRIIKFQGGYHGWHDYVAMNVQSHAQAVGKYDPISAGILEDAARHTIVLPYNDAEAVEDYLKANPGEVAAIIIEPIAHNMGSVIATDVFLRDLRRLTSDHGVVLIFDEVITGFRHALGGYQSIADVTPDLATFGKAASSGYPVGVVAGRRDLMELVGRTGEGSVFMGGTFNGTPSTLAAMQATIDELSKPGFYDRLFALGAFMRAELDGIIDRLGLPAQSAGFGSVWLIYFLSGPYRDYQDLLRNDDVFDLAFRKEMVANRLIGQPLPLKRLYLSGSHDRATVEKSLDVIETILRKLSAGSRDHS, from the coding sequence ATGACCGATCAGAATAACATCACCCGACTCATCGAGCGTGCCAGCGCGGTGATGCCGGGCGGATTGCTCAGCCCGAGCCGCAGGCTCGGCGCGCCGCATGTCTTCGCCCGGGCGCAGGGTGCGTTTCTCTACGACGTCGACGGACACCAGTACACCGACTTCCATTGCGGCTTCGGCGCCAACGTGCTTGGCCACTGTCATCCTGCGGTGCGCGAACGCATCGCGGCAGTATCCGAAGACATCGACCTTGTCGGAGCGGGAACGATGCGGCTGGAGATCGAGGTGGCGGAGGCGCTGGTCGACTGCATCCCTTGCGCGGATCTCGTCGCCTTCTGCAATTCGGGATCGGAGGCAACCTATCACGCCCTGCGTCTTGCCCGTGCCGCCACCGGTCGCAAGCGGATCATCAAGTTTCAAGGCGGCTATCATGGCTGGCACGACTATGTCGCCATGAACGTGCAGTCGCACGCGCAGGCGGTCGGCAAGTATGATCCAATCAGCGCCGGCATCCTTGAGGACGCCGCCCGACATACCATCGTGCTGCCGTACAACGATGCCGAGGCCGTCGAGGATTATCTCAAGGCCAATCCAGGCGAGGTCGCGGCGATCATTATCGAGCCCATCGCTCACAATATGGGGTCGGTGATCGCGACGGATGTTTTCCTGCGTGACCTGCGTCGCCTGACCAGCGATCATGGCGTCGTGCTGATCTTCGACGAGGTCATCACCGGCTTTCGCCACGCGCTCGGCGGCTATCAGTCGATCGCCGACGTCACGCCTGATCTCGCGACCTTCGGCAAGGCGGCCTCGTCAGGCTATCCCGTCGGCGTAGTGGCCGGTCGTCGCGATCTCATGGAGCTCGTTGGTCGGACCGGGGAAGGATCCGTGTTCATGGGCGGTACTTTCAACGGCACGCCGTCGACGCTCGCCGCCATGCAGGCGACGATCGACGAGCTGTCGAAACCAGGCTTCTATGACCGCCTCTTTGCCCTCGGCGCTTTCATGCGGGCGGAGCTGGATGGCATTATCGATCGCCTCGGCCTGCCCGCGCAAAGCGCCGGGTTTGGCTCGGTCTGGCTGATCTATTTCCTCAGCGGTCCTTACCGCGACTACCAGGACTTGCTGCGCAACGACGATGTTTTCGATCTCGCATTCCGCAAGGAGATGGTGGCGAACCGGCTGATTGGCCAGCCGCTTCCGCTCAAGCGTCTTTACCTGTCAGGGAGCCATGACCGGGCGACGGTTGAGAAGTCGCTGGATGTCATCGAGACGATCCTGCGCAAGCTCTCCGCTGGGAGCAGAGACCACTCTTAG
- a CDS encoding transketolase — translation MNGPIDTNSWQYRQINARAPGLSYLANALIDLVEEGHPVLAGTADLQYSNGLVRFAQRFPERFTQFGISEQNMVSAAAGMASTGAMPFIATFASFLALLCCEQIRTDVAYSALPVRLIGHHAGISLGFYGTSHHATEDLAIMRSIADLTVVAPADGPQLAAAVKASVNHTQPIYFRIGRGQEPVVYDDGVDFQFGKAIVHGEGSDLTIVACGSMVHPSREAYRALRAAGKSVGLIDMHTIKPLDTKAVLSAAAHSRFVLTIEEHNILGGLGGAVAEILAEAGSPARLIRHGIRDEYSLIAPPTHLYKHYRLDAAGIEATVLEALG, via the coding sequence ATGAACGGCCCGATCGATACCAACTCCTGGCAGTACCGCCAGATCAACGCGCGCGCGCCTGGCCTGAGTTACCTGGCCAACGCGCTCATTGATCTGGTCGAAGAGGGTCATCCCGTCCTGGCGGGCACGGCCGACCTGCAATATTCGAACGGGCTGGTTCGGTTTGCGCAGCGCTTTCCCGAACGCTTCACGCAATTTGGCATTTCCGAACAGAATATGGTTTCGGCTGCTGCCGGCATGGCCAGCACAGGCGCCATGCCGTTCATCGCTACATTCGCTTCTTTCCTCGCGCTGCTGTGCTGCGAACAGATCAGAACCGACGTCGCGTATTCGGCTCTGCCGGTGCGGCTGATCGGTCATCATGCCGGTATTTCACTCGGCTTCTACGGCACCTCCCACCATGCGACAGAGGATCTTGCCATCATGCGAAGTATCGCCGACCTCACGGTCGTCGCGCCGGCCGACGGCCCGCAACTGGCGGCTGCCGTCAAGGCGTCGGTCAATCATACGCAGCCAATCTACTTCCGCATTGGCCGCGGCCAGGAACCGGTGGTCTATGACGACGGCGTCGACTTCCAGTTCGGCAAGGCGATCGTTCACGGCGAAGGATCGGACCTGACCATCGTTGCCTGCGGCTCGATGGTCCATCCCTCACGCGAGGCTTACCGCGCGCTGCGTGCGGCGGGCAAATCCGTGGGGCTGATCGACATGCATACGATCAAGCCATTGGATACCAAGGCAGTGCTTTCGGCCGCCGCTCACTCCCGCTTCGTTCTAACGATCGAGGAACACAATATCCTCGGCGGTCTGGGCGGCGCGGTTGCGGAAATCCTGGCGGAGGCGGGCAGCCCGGCACGGCTGATACGCCATGGGATCCGTGACGAATACAGCCTCATCGCGCCGCCGACCCATCTCTACAAGCATTACCGTCTGGACGCGGCGGGGATCGAGGCCACCGTCCTGGAAGCCCTTGGCTGA
- a CDS encoding transketolase domain-containing protein: protein MANPPTPSNIASPPDAERIALLRDRAEFVRLETLRLIQIAKVGHYSSVFSCAEIFATLYYDAMRLKRGEPQWPDRDRFLMGKGHAAVGLYPLLVDWGFFSKEVLDGYTRLGNPLGDHPDMRKVPGVDFSSGSIGHALSGGLGMVLGARAADRRFDVYVLLGDGEMQEGQVWEAALSAAHHKAGNLIAIVDRNGYQLDGQVDDIIGIEPLADKWAAFGWRVHEVDGHDVVALATLLRQLKAEADRTRPVCIIAKTSKGKGVGYMETEPGWHLGYLAPSDEALAAEEIKRGGKTQ, encoded by the coding sequence ATGGCCAACCCACCCACTCCTTCAAACATCGCCTCACCACCCGACGCGGAGCGGATCGCCCTGTTGCGCGACAGGGCAGAGTTCGTGCGGCTCGAGACGCTGCGCCTCATCCAGATCGCCAAGGTTGGCCATTATTCGTCAGTGTTTTCCTGCGCGGAAATATTCGCCACGCTCTACTACGATGCGATGCGGCTCAAGCGCGGCGAGCCGCAATGGCCAGATCGTGACCGCTTCCTCATGGGCAAAGGACACGCCGCGGTCGGCCTCTACCCGCTGCTGGTCGACTGGGGCTTTTTCTCCAAGGAAGTCCTCGATGGCTACACCCGGCTGGGCAATCCGCTCGGCGATCATCCCGACATGCGCAAAGTGCCCGGCGTCGACTTCAGCTCCGGGTCGATCGGCCATGCCTTGTCCGGCGGTCTCGGCATGGTGCTCGGCGCCCGTGCCGCCGACCGGCGCTTCGATGTCTATGTCCTTCTTGGCGACGGCGAGATGCAGGAGGGCCAGGTTTGGGAAGCGGCGCTGTCTGCCGCCCATCACAAGGCCGGCAATCTGATCGCCATCGTCGACCGCAACGGATACCAGCTCGACGGTCAGGTCGACGACATCATCGGCATTGAGCCGTTGGCCGACAAATGGGCGGCGTTCGGTTGGCGGGTGCACGAGGTCGACGGGCACGACGTCGTCGCGCTCGCGACGCTACTGCGACAGTTGAAGGCCGAGGCAGATCGCACCCGGCCCGTCTGCATCATAGCCAAAACCTCCAAAGGCAAGGGCGTTGGCTACATGGAAACCGAGCCCGGCTGGCATCTGGGCTATCTCGCGCCATCGGACGAGGCCTTGGCCGCCGAAGAGATCAAGCGTGGAGGCAAAACACAATGA
- a CDS encoding Gamma aminobutyrate transaminase 3: protein MNNESRVLDMARHFHSQTDPRLHEDHGPLMIVAGEGATVTDDAGNRYIEGMGGLWCASLGFSDSRLADAADRQMRKLAVYHTFNHRSNEPTVELVEQLTALAPFDNARVFLVGSGSEANDTMVKLAWYYQAARGRPDKRKIISRFGAFHGSTIMGAALSGLPHMHKSFNLPPLPVIFAARPFHYLDGLPAEAERDYATRLAQELEVLILAEGPETIAAMIAEPIMGAGGVLVPPEDYFPKIQAVLRKYDILMLSDEVVCGFGRTGNWFGSQTFGMEPDMLSVAKGLSSGHLPIGGVIISDKVYQCVADEAHKVGVFGHGFTYSGHPVTAAVAAEAIKIYREIDLVSQARRLGDYLHGALADALDDHPLVGEVRGRGFIAAVQIVEDRAARRVFAPELRIGADVERRCREHGVMIRNMGDVLAICPPYIITESEIDALVDGIRSALDGAAAANSRVGRVA from the coding sequence ATGAACAACGAATCGCGCGTGCTCGACATGGCCAGGCACTTTCATTCCCAAACGGATCCACGCCTGCATGAGGATCATGGTCCGTTGATGATCGTGGCCGGCGAAGGCGCGACCGTCACGGATGACGCGGGCAACCGCTATATCGAGGGCATGGGCGGACTTTGGTGCGCCTCGCTTGGCTTCAGCGACAGCCGGCTGGCCGACGCGGCCGACCGCCAGATGCGCAAGCTGGCTGTCTACCACACCTTCAACCACCGCTCGAATGAGCCCACCGTCGAACTCGTCGAACAGCTTACCGCGTTGGCGCCATTCGACAACGCGCGCGTTTTTCTGGTTGGCTCCGGTTCGGAAGCCAATGACACGATGGTCAAGCTCGCCTGGTATTACCAGGCGGCGCGAGGGCGTCCCGACAAACGCAAGATTATCAGCAGGTTTGGCGCCTTCCACGGCAGTACGATCATGGGCGCGGCGCTGAGTGGTCTGCCGCACATGCACAAGTCCTTCAATCTGCCGCCACTTCCCGTCATATTCGCGGCGCGGCCGTTCCACTATCTTGATGGTCTGCCGGCCGAGGCGGAGCGTGACTACGCCACGCGCTTGGCCCAAGAACTCGAGGTCCTGATTCTAGCGGAGGGGCCCGAGACCATCGCCGCGATGATCGCCGAGCCGATCATGGGCGCTGGCGGCGTGCTGGTGCCACCGGAGGATTATTTTCCAAAGATCCAGGCGGTGCTGCGCAAATACGACATCCTCATGCTGTCCGACGAGGTGGTCTGCGGCTTCGGACGCACCGGAAACTGGTTCGGCAGCCAGACATTTGGCATGGAACCGGACATGCTGTCGGTCGCCAAGGGGCTTTCATCCGGTCACCTGCCTATTGGCGGCGTCATTATCTCCGACAAGGTTTACCAGTGCGTCGCCGATGAGGCCCACAAGGTCGGCGTGTTCGGCCACGGTTTCACCTATTCCGGTCATCCGGTGACAGCGGCCGTCGCCGCCGAGGCGATCAAGATCTACCGCGAGATCGATCTCGTTAGTCAGGCGCGTCGTCTCGGCGATTACCTGCATGGAGCGCTCGCCGACGCGCTCGACGACCATCCGCTGGTCGGCGAGGTCCGCGGCCGCGGCTTCATCGCTGCGGTTCAGATCGTTGAGGATCGTGCCGCCCGTCGCGTCTTCGCGCCGGAACTGCGAATTGGCGCCGATGTCGAGCGGCGGTGCCGCGAGCACGGTGTCATGATCCGCAATATGGGAGACGTGCTTGCAATATGTCCGCCATATATAATCACCGAAAGCGAGATCGACGCGTTGGTCGACGGCATTCGTTCTGCGCTCGACGGCGCCGCTGCTGCGAATTCCCGGGTCGGTCGGGTGGCATGA
- a CDS encoding Esterase → MKTDRFTSMHMIDQANLVRAGQVSSTELVEAAIACMKAVNLDLNAGIFDLSDDARREMPTTHCLAG, encoded by the coding sequence ATGAAGACCGACCGCTTCACTTCAATGCATATGATCGATCAAGCGAATCTGGTGCGGGCGGGCCAGGTCAGCTCAACCGAGTTGGTCGAAGCCGCGATCGCCTGCATGAAGGCCGTCAATCTCGATCTCAATGCGGGGATCTTTGATCTGTCGGACGATGCGCGTCGCGAAATGCCGACTACGCACTGTTTGGCAGGGTAA